A genomic window from Anguilla rostrata isolate EN2019 chromosome 14, ASM1855537v3, whole genome shotgun sequence includes:
- the taf1c gene encoding TATA box-binding protein-associated factor RNA polymerase I subunit C produces the protein MAGMDGNKFPHQLFPSFYNTGPPNAKSNVTVGSLGLYNQAYVVDHGLSENGPGQLADWKFDTQYKVKGETWKAVESIPIPLMTPNKVHTIASGHVPSASDFPEHMQNFYLDNYEDAFSTMSSVLGEHFTFGERRMTASAKKKTVRMNKLKRFLSTVNYIKCPLRYYGKGARSYNNLLGDVIHEIPPVLLAELLREELLLQKERAQFNEVATGGALGYFPVRLSDSSQEGCLVFPEEASLKFHKVVLEFDRDKVPRLSMNNSQPFVMKLSGAVRQISVGSMQDSVHVGVRSDYHCGVWEACPIKRVRPLEVVRTEQVATCICVSPHIPGELLVTTENGAAYLWTVGAGLSKFREEEENLYFNAQSSWRWCDFSAHPKVMQYTDRTGVELTDTRSSDKCSYTLFRIGETPNCRSGERVILSKYLYDVNAYHHLVTTQHSVYIIDERFPCLPMLKWDHMMMDPPLFAQVLPGFPQGRTNKILLGSQRSQELMFLQYSGGGEAACRSLGPPLRLSRPADSLGHLQVHVPHRQQKAQERLLEPAAGFTAIHHKGEECLCVLQLSETGDIFYQNLMLQTDQDSADTQQPRNSTGGDEEHSVTTKLKNALRNSRLSSEDVSLSKGVGTSCCEVEVNSNDEDLATVSNTEMQDMDGCSVTQTGLSLSQDPMKPHMVSKEVLSKWDRWLKALFESPRPTSEQILSHWTIKTEGLISCQALRRNPLEEDQLQRLRKDLEQSMNKMDVVVHGVTYLRPLEVVPLPDLVVPADWTDNLSERLSVSWGGHWKSWWEDKLGMNRMEKVAALRRRRQRQKRAKAHHRVALSESFASSVSYQSDLDDLSGWSSGQNSQGAYSDVESISTNLSIPDAFPEPERGNVLTQENRPLATLEKEDGPSAQLKLASRKTKQPEQDYLSSLFGSQGLPEMHEESGLQLLTPFSQGSSISLSQRNPCVVASNKGSLSVQPRKKRPRMGF, from the exons ATGGCCGGCATGGATGGGAATAAATTCCCACATCAGCTCTTTCCCAGTTTTTACAACACCGGGCCTCCGAACGCAAAATCTAATGTCACTGTTGGAAGCTTGGGACTCTACAATCAGGCGTATGTAGTCGACCACGGTCTGTCTGAG AATGGTCCCGGGCAGTTAGCTGACTGGAAGTTTGATACACAGTACAAAGTGAAGGGAGAGACATGGAAGGCAGTTGAATCTATTCCGATTCCTTTGATGACACCGAATAAAG TACACACGATTGCTTCAGGTCATGTCCCATCTGCATCTGACTTCCCAGAACAT ATGCAGAACTTTTACTTGGATAACTATGAGGATGCCTTCAGCACAATGAGCAGTGTTCTTGGAGAACACTTTACTTTCGGGGAGAGAAGGATGACG GCATCTGCAAAGAAGAAAACCGTCCGCATGAATAAGCTGAAACGTTTTTTAAGTACAGTGAATTATATAAA GTGCCCTTTGAGATACTATGGAAAGGGAGCCAGAAGTTACAATAACCTGCTTGGCGATGTCATCCATGAAATTCCCCCTGTACTTTTGGCTGAACTCCTCCGCGAGGAGTTGCTGCTGCAGAAGGAACGTGCGCAGTTTAATGAAGTGGCCACCGGGGGTGCTCTAGGCTATTTCCCGGTCAGGCTCTCTGACAGCTCTCAGGAGGGCTGTCTCGTGTTTCCAGAGGAAGCCTCCCTCA AGTTCCATAAGGTGGTGCTGGAGTTCGACAGAGATAAGGTTCCCCGGCTCAGCATGAATAATTCTCAGCCTTTCGTCATGAAGCTCAGTGGCGCAGTACGACAGATCAGTGTTGGCAGCATGCAAGATAGTG TCCATGTGGGGGTACGCTCAGATTACCACTGTGGGGTCTGGGAGGCCTGTCCCATTAAGAGAGTGAGACCTCTGGAGGTCGTTCGAACGGAGCAGGTTGCCACATGCATCTGCGTCAG TCCCCATATCCCAGGAGAGCTGCTGGTAACAACTGAGAATGGTGCTGCCTATCTCTGGACTGTAGGAGCAGG CTTGTCAAAATTCCGTGAAGAGGAGGAAAACCTGTACTTTAACGCCCAGTCATCTTGGCGATGGTGCGACTTCTCTGCCCACCCAAAAGTGATGCAGTACACGGACAGAACTGGAGTGGAGCTTACTGACACCAGG TCCTCAGATAAGTGCAGCTACACTCTGTTTCGCATTGGCGAAACTCCAAACTGTAGGAGTGGGGAGAGGGTGATCTTGTCCAAGTACCTGTATGACGTCAATGCTTATCACCACCTTGTCACCACCCAG CATTCTGTTTACATCATAGACGAGCGCTTTCCTTGTCTGCCCATGCTCAAGTGGGACCACATGATGATGGATCCACCCCTGTTTGCCCAAGTCCTGCCTGGCTTTCCACAAGGCAGAACTAACAAGATACTACTGGGTTCCCAGCGATCCCAGGAGCTAATGTTCCTGCAGTATTCTG GTGGCGGAGAGGCTGCCTGCCGTTCTCTGGGGCCTCCTTTGAGACTGTCCCGCCCGGCTGACAGTCTGGGCCACCTCCAAGTCCATGTCCCCCACAGGCAGCAGAAGGCACAGGAGAGGCTGCTGGAGCCTGCCGCCG GTTTTACTGCCatacatcacaagggtgaagagtgcctgtgtgtgctgcagctctctgaGACTGGGGACATTTTTTACCAAAATCTGATGCTCCAAACCGACCAGGACAGCGCAGACACACAACAACCGAGGAATTCCACAGGGGGAGATGAGGAACACAGTGTTACCACAAAACTCAAGAATGCTTTGCGCAACAGTAGACTAAGTTCTGAAGATGTATCTTTGAGTAAGGGAGTTGgaacttcttgctgtgaagtgGAGGTTAATAGCAATGATGAGGATTTGGCTACGGTGTCCAACACTGAGATGCAGGATATGGATGGATGTTCTGTCACTCAGACAGGCTTGAGTCTCAGTCAAGACCCGATGAAGCCGCACATGGTCAGCAAGGAGGTTTTGTCAAAGTGGGACCGGTGGCTGAAGGCTCTTTTCGAGAGTCCGAGGCCCACCTCAGAACAAATCCTGTCCCATTGGACCATAAAAACCGAAGGCCTCATCTCTTGTCAAGCACTCAGGAGAAACCCTCTAGAGGAAGACCAGCTCCAGAGACTGAGAAAAGACTTGGAACAGTCGATGAATAAGATGGATGTGGTTGTCCATGGTGTCACTTACCTGAGGCCTCTCGAGGTGGTCCCATTGCCTGACCTGGTAGTGCCCGCCGACTGGACTGACAATTTAAGTGAGAGGCTGTCAGTGTCCTGGGGGGGACATTGGAAGAGCTGGTGGGAGGATAAGCTAGGGATGAACCGCATGGAAAAGGTGGCGGCTCTGCGTAGAAGGCGCCAACGGCAGAAACGGGCCAAGGCTCACCACCGCGTCGCACTTTCGGAGAGCTTCGCCTCATCTGTCAGCTACCAGTCTGACCTGGACGACCTCTCGGGCTGGTCCTCAGGCCAGAACAGTCAGGGCGCCTATTCGGACGTGGAGAGCATCTCCACTAATCTCTCCATACCCGATGCCTTTCCAGAGCCTGAAAGAGGAAACGTGCTGACCCAAGAGAACAGGCCACTTGCTACTCTAGAGAAGGAGGACGGCCCTTCTGCCCAATTAAAGCTGGCATCCAGGAAAACGAAGCAGCCGGAGCAGGACTACCTCAGCTCGTTGTTTGGGTCTCAGGGGCTGCCGGAAATGCACGAGGAGAGCGGGCTGCAGCTGCTGACACCTTTCTCTCAAGGGTCCAGCATTTCCTTGTCCCAGAGGAATCCCTGTGTGGTTGCGTCTAACAAGGGTTCCCTGTCCGTGCAGCCCAGAAAGAAAAGGCCACGAATGGGGTTCTGA